A stretch of Flavobacterium sp. N1994 DNA encodes these proteins:
- a CDS encoding TatD family hydrolase encodes MIFTDTHTHLYSEEFDQDRTEMIQRAIKDGVSRFFVPSIDSNYTQKMYDLEAQFPENIFLMMGLHPCYVKENYKEELAHVETELSKKKFYAIGEIGIDLYWDKTTLKIQQEAFQYQIQLAKKYQLGINIHCREAFDEVFEVLESERAADLFGIFHCFSGDFGQAKRAIDLNMKLGIGGVATFKNGKIDQFLNEIDLQHIVLETDSPYLAPVPYRGKRNESSYTKLVAEKLAQIYQLPIEEIARITTENSKQVFGI; translated from the coding sequence ATGATTTTTACCGATACACATACCCATCTATATTCCGAGGAATTTGATCAAGATAGAACTGAAATGATTCAGCGTGCTATTAAGGATGGAGTCTCCCGTTTTTTTGTGCCGTCAATTGATTCGAATTACACTCAGAAGATGTATGATTTGGAAGCGCAATTTCCAGAAAATATTTTTTTAATGATGGGCTTACATCCCTGCTATGTGAAAGAAAATTATAAGGAAGAACTAGCTCATGTTGAAACGGAATTATCCAAAAAGAAGTTCTACGCTATAGGTGAAATTGGTATCGATTTGTACTGGGATAAAACCACGTTAAAAATCCAACAAGAAGCTTTTCAATATCAAATACAATTAGCCAAAAAATATCAGTTAGGTATCAATATTCATTGTCGTGAGGCGTTTGATGAAGTTTTCGAGGTTTTAGAAAGCGAACGAGCTGCTGATTTATTCGGAATCTTTCATTGTTTTTCAGGTGATTTCGGTCAAGCCAAAAGAGCCATTGATTTGAATATGAAGTTGGGAATAGGAGGAGTGGCCACTTTTAAAAACGGAAAAATAGATCAGTTTTTAAACGAAATCGATTTGCAACATATTGTTCTTGAAACCGATTCGCCTTATTTAGCCCCTGTTCCTTATCGCGGTAAGCGAAATGAAAGCAGTTATACTAAATTGGTTGCCGAAAAATTAGCACAGATTTATCAATTGCCAATAGAAGAAATTGCTCGAATCACGACCGAAAATTCTAAACAAGTTTTCGGGATTTAA
- a CDS encoding 1-acyl-sn-glycerol-3-phosphate acyltransferase: MQRFDSIRPYYDAEVNEAIHSAVNHPMMKALMSFTFPDVDEEVWKNQLKKTHSIRDFQCNFIYQAVQKVLEKSSEGLTTSGFEKLQKNTAYLFISNHRDIILDTSLLNVALFDHGLVMTASAIGDNLVKKSFLKTLSKLNRNFLVLRGLPPRELLVSSKLMSEYIGQLLLRENRSVWIAQREGRTKDGNDATHSGVLKMLAMGSDEVNLMDYFKKIKIVPVSISYEYDPTDALKMPQLIAEANDEIYIKEKNEDFVTLLSGIIGQKKRIHIHVGDILDKELDKITQEFDNSNKQIQALAQAIDDSILQSYKLWPTNYIAYDLLHKTDKYKDFYTENEKSLFERRLEMKIDETNPQMVESFLAMYANPVVNKSKY, from the coding sequence ATGCAAAGATTTGATTCTATTCGACCGTATTATGATGCCGAAGTCAATGAAGCTATTCACTCAGCGGTAAATCATCCGATGATGAAGGCGTTGATGAGCTTTACTTTCCCAGATGTGGATGAAGAAGTTTGGAAAAACCAACTTAAAAAAACACATTCGATTCGCGATTTTCAATGTAATTTTATTTACCAAGCCGTTCAAAAAGTCTTGGAAAAAAGCTCGGAAGGATTGACCACTTCAGGTTTTGAAAAGCTGCAAAAAAACACGGCTTATCTTTTTATTTCTAATCATAGAGATATCATTTTAGACACCTCATTACTAAACGTTGCCTTGTTTGATCACGGATTAGTAATGACAGCTTCGGCCATTGGAGATAATTTGGTTAAAAAATCGTTTCTAAAAACGCTTTCAAAACTGAATAGAAATTTTTTGGTACTTCGAGGTTTGCCTCCCAGAGAATTACTGGTAAGTTCAAAATTAATGTCCGAATATATTGGTCAGTTATTACTAAGAGAAAATCGTTCGGTTTGGATAGCTCAACGTGAAGGAAGAACCAAGGATGGTAATGATGCTACTCATTCAGGCGTTTTAAAAATGCTAGCTATGGGTTCGGATGAAGTGAATTTGATGGATTATTTTAAGAAAATAAAAATAGTTCCTGTTTCCATTTCTTATGAATATGACCCGACAGATGCTTTGAAAATGCCACAGTTAATAGCTGAAGCAAATGATGAGATTTACATCAAAGAGAAAAATGAAGATTTCGTTACGCTTTTAAGCGGAATCATTGGTCAAAAGAAAAGAATCCATATTCATGTAGGTGATATTTTAGACAAAGAATTAGATAAAATCACACAAGAATTTGACAATTCCAATAAACAAATTCAAGCTTTGGCTCAAGCCATTGATGATTCTATTTTACAGAGTTATAAATTGTGGCCCACTAACTATATTGCTTACGATTTATTACATAAAACGGATAAGTACAAAGACTTTTACACCGAAAACGAAAAGTCGTTATTTGAGCGTCGATTAGAGATGAAAATTGATGAAACTAATCCGCAAATGGTAGAAAGCTTTTTAGCGATGTATGCCAATCCAGTAGTGAATAAATCAAAATACTAA
- a CDS encoding asparaginase: MQSKPNILLIYTGGTIGMIKDFETGELKAFNFKKLLQKIPELKHLDCNIETISFKKPIDSSNINLEKWVEIAEIIEERYTNFDGFVVLHGSDTMSYSASALSFMLENLNKPVVFTGSQLPIGDLRTDAKENLITAIQIASLQQKGKSVIQEVCLYFEYKLYRGNRTTKINAEHFKAFASPNYPELAESGVHLNVNSTLVLQKQSNKRLVVHKEMDNNVVIIKIFPGINESVLSSIIAIPNLKGIILETYGSGNAPTEEWFVNTLKKAIKKGLYIINVTQCSGGSVNMGQYETSSQLKKIGVISGKDITTEAAITKLMYLLGQNVAPAVFKTIFETSLRGEMH, encoded by the coding sequence ATGCAATCTAAGCCTAACATATTGCTGATTTATACTGGTGGAACCATTGGTATGATTAAGGATTTTGAGACGGGCGAATTGAAAGCATTCAACTTTAAAAAACTATTACAAAAGATTCCAGAACTCAAGCATTTGGATTGTAATATCGAAACGATTTCTTTTAAAAAACCTATAGATTCCTCGAATATAAACCTAGAGAAATGGGTTGAAATTGCTGAAATTATAGAAGAAAGATATACTAACTTTGATGGATTTGTAGTGCTTCACGGTTCAGACACGATGTCTTATTCCGCATCAGCATTGAGTTTTATGTTGGAGAATTTAAATAAACCAGTGGTCTTTACAGGTTCACAATTACCTATTGGAGATTTAAGAACGGATGCCAAAGAAAACTTGATAACCGCCATTCAAATTGCTTCATTGCAACAAAAAGGGAAGTCGGTAATTCAGGAAGTTTGCTTGTATTTTGAATATAAATTATACCGCGGCAATAGAACTACAAAAATTAATGCAGAACATTTTAAAGCTTTTGCCTCACCAAATTATCCTGAGTTGGCCGAGTCTGGCGTGCATTTGAATGTCAATAGTACTTTGGTTTTACAAAAACAATCCAATAAAAGATTAGTCGTTCACAAAGAGATGGACAACAATGTAGTGATAATAAAAATATTTCCGGGCATTAATGAATCTGTCTTATCGTCTATCATTGCTATTCCAAATCTGAAGGGGATTATTCTGGAAACTTATGGTTCAGGAAATGCACCTACAGAAGAATGGTTTGTCAATACCTTAAAAAAAGCCATCAAAAAGGGTTTGTATATTATCAATGTTACCCAATGCTCAGGTGGAAGTGTCAATATGGGACAATACGAAACCAGTTCGCAACTTAAAAAAATTGGAGTAATTTCTGGAAAAGATATCACTACGGAAGCTGCCATTACTAAGTTGATGTATTTGTTAGGACAAAATGTAGCACCAGCAGTTTTCAAAACGATTTTTGAAACCTCTCTTCGAGGAGAAATGCATTAA
- a CDS encoding porin family protein: MRIGLFIIIFFSSIPTFAQEKEINFDAIDSLYREDQFYLNITYNALQRRPSEIAQNKLSPGFAGGFLRDMPINKSRTVSIAAGLGYSLAIYSQNLGISNVDGTNTYQALDPNVYYSKNKISFHYIDLPIEFRWRNSTPDSHIFWRVYSGFKLSYLFYDEYKSVSSNATVTQSHNKDLNPLQYGVYLTFGWNTWNFYFYYGLNPLFKSSAKMDGESINMNTTNFGLMFYIL, from the coding sequence ATGCGAATAGGTCTTTTCATCATAATTTTTTTTAGTTCTATTCCCACTTTTGCTCAGGAAAAAGAAATTAATTTTGATGCTATCGATTCGTTGTATAGAGAAGATCAATTTTATCTGAACATCACTTATAATGCCCTTCAAAGACGTCCTTCAGAAATAGCACAGAATAAGCTTTCACCAGGTTTTGCAGGTGGTTTTTTAAGAGACATGCCCATCAATAAATCTAGAACCGTTTCCATTGCTGCAGGGTTAGGTTATTCATTGGCCATTTACAGTCAAAATTTAGGAATTTCTAATGTCGATGGAACGAATACATACCAAGCCTTAGATCCCAATGTTTACTATTCTAAAAACAAAATATCTTTTCATTACATAGATTTACCAATAGAATTCAGATGGCGTAATTCTACTCCAGATAGTCATATTTTTTGGAGGGTTTATTCAGGATTTAAGTTGAGTTATCTTTTTTATGATGAGTATAAATCGGTATCTTCAAACGCAACGGTTACCCAATCCCATAACAAAGATCTTAATCCACTTCAATATGGTGTTTATCTAACTTTTGGTTGGAACACTTGGAATTTTTATTTCTATTATGGATTAAATCCATTGTTTAAATCGTCGGCAAAAATGGATGGTGAATCCATTAATATGAATACGACTAATTTTGGTTTAATGTTTTACATTTTATAG
- the rpoN gene encoding RNA polymerase factor sigma-54 — translation MLKQFLNLKLSQKLSPQQIQLMKMIQMPTQAFEQRLKEELVENPALESGRDEEQELYEKDEFDNNEEYDDLVGSDNIETDEINIDEYLSNDETPEYKLQANNYSDDDDDREIPFAAQTTFHQDLLNQLDTFLLTEEERNIAEFLVGSIDDDGYLRRDVQDIVDDMAFTQGIYTDEKAVEKMLHIIYDLDPPGVGARNLHECLLLQLRHKTPTEYIALAINIIENEFDAFIKKHYEKLMLTFEISKEQLKKAIEEIEKLNPKPGGTFDSSSSRSIEQIVPDFIIRIVDGELELTLNSRNAPSLHVSKDYQEMLQTYKDSKDKSNSQKDAVMFIKQKLDSAKWFIDAILQRQETLYVTMNAIMHFQQEYFLDGEETKLKPMILKDIADMVGMDISTVSRVASSKYVETPYGTKLIKEYFSESMKNDQGEDVSTLEIKKILKTIIEEEDKHKPLPDDQLAEILKEKGYPIARRTIAKYRDLFDIPVARMRKKI, via the coding sequence ATGTTAAAGCAGTTTCTAAATCTTAAATTATCACAAAAGCTATCGCCTCAACAAATTCAGTTGATGAAAATGATACAAATGCCTACGCAGGCATTTGAGCAACGATTGAAAGAGGAGTTGGTTGAAAACCCGGCCTTGGAAAGTGGTAGAGATGAAGAACAAGAACTTTACGAAAAAGATGAATTTGACAACAACGAAGAGTATGATGATCTTGTTGGAAGCGATAATATCGAAACCGATGAAATCAACATCGATGAGTATTTGAGTAATGACGAAACGCCTGAATACAAACTTCAAGCTAATAATTACAGTGATGATGACGATGACAGAGAAATACCTTTTGCCGCTCAGACTACTTTTCATCAAGATTTACTCAATCAATTAGACACCTTTCTTTTAACTGAGGAAGAACGTAATATTGCCGAATTTTTGGTAGGAAGTATTGACGATGATGGTTATTTACGTCGTGATGTTCAAGATATTGTTGATGACATGGCGTTTACTCAAGGTATTTATACGGATGAAAAAGCAGTTGAGAAAATGCTCCACATTATTTACGACTTAGATCCTCCGGGAGTAGGTGCGCGTAATTTGCATGAATGTCTTTTGCTACAACTTCGGCATAAAACCCCAACAGAATATATAGCGTTAGCCATCAATATTATTGAAAACGAATTTGATGCCTTTATCAAAAAGCATTACGAAAAACTAATGCTCACTTTTGAAATTTCGAAGGAGCAACTCAAAAAAGCCATCGAAGAAATTGAGAAATTAAATCCAAAGCCAGGTGGTACTTTTGATAGTAGCAGTAGTCGTTCTATAGAACAAATTGTACCCGATTTTATCATTAGAATTGTAGATGGGGAATTAGAACTTACTTTAAACAGCAGAAATGCACCCTCTTTACACGTTTCCAAAGATTATCAGGAGATGCTTCAAACTTATAAGGACTCTAAAGACAAATCCAACTCTCAAAAAGATGCGGTGATGTTTATCAAACAAAAACTAGATTCGGCCAAATGGTTTATCGATGCCATCCTTCAACGACAAGAGACACTTTATGTAACGATGAATGCCATTATGCATTTTCAGCAAGAATACTTCTTGGATGGAGAAGAAACCAAACTAAAACCTATGATTTTGAAAGACATCGCCGATATGGTTGGAATGGACATTTCTACAGTATCCCGTGTGGCCAGCAGCAAATATGTGGAAACACCATATGGCACAAAACTAATCAAAGAGTATTTCTCAGAGTCTATGAAAAATGACCAAGGTGAAGATGTTTCTACGCTCGAAATTAAAAAAATTCTGAAGACTATTATTGAAGAAGAAGACAAACACAAACCGCTACCTGATGATCAATTAGCAGAAATTCTTAAAGAAAAGGGATATCCTATTGCCCGAAGAACCATTGCTAAATACCGAGATTTGTTTGACATCCCTGTAGCTAGAATGAGGAAGAAGATTTAA
- the asnS gene encoding asparagine--tRNA ligase has product MKHSRVKDLLSSEKSNYEVTVKGWVRTFRNNQFIALNDGSTINNIQCVVDFENTPEETLKRITTGAALSLTGNLVESKGAGQKYEIQVSKLEILGDSDAEKFPMQPKKHSLEFLRENAHLRVRTNAFGAIMRVRSVLAFAVHQYFQEKGFVYVNTPVITGADAEGAGEMFQVTSLPLDNLPKNEEGNIDYKKDFFGKHTNLTVSGQLEGETFAMALGQIYTFGPTFRAENSNTSRHLAEFWMIEPEVAFNDLNDNMDLAEDFIQYVIKYTMDKCQDDLKFLESRLQEEEKQKPQAERSEMGLLEKLNFVLENNFKRVSYTEAIDILRDSTPNKKKKFQYIINEWGADLQSEHERYLVEKHFKCPVILFDYPANIKAFYMRLNEDGKTVRAMDILFPGIGEIVGGSQREERYEVLVEKMKVLGIDEEELWWYLDTRRFGSAVHSGFGLGFERLVLFVTGMTNIRDVIPFPRTPQNAEF; this is encoded by the coding sequence ATGAAACATTCAAGAGTAAAAGACTTACTAAGCAGCGAGAAATCAAACTATGAAGTAACTGTAAAAGGTTGGGTAAGAACTTTTAGAAACAATCAATTTATTGCGTTGAACGATGGTTCGACTATTAACAATATTCAATGTGTTGTCGATTTTGAAAACACTCCTGAAGAGACTTTAAAAAGAATTACTACTGGCGCAGCACTTTCGCTTACAGGAAATTTAGTAGAAAGCAAAGGAGCTGGTCAGAAATATGAAATTCAGGTTTCAAAACTAGAGATTTTAGGAGATTCTGATGCCGAGAAATTTCCAATGCAACCTAAGAAACATTCGCTTGAATTTTTACGTGAAAACGCCCATTTAAGAGTTAGAACCAATGCATTTGGAGCTATCATGAGAGTGCGTTCGGTATTGGCTTTTGCGGTGCATCAATATTTTCAAGAAAAAGGATTTGTATATGTAAATACGCCTGTAATCACTGGTGCTGATGCCGAAGGTGCTGGAGAAATGTTCCAAGTAACATCCTTGCCTTTAGATAATTTGCCAAAAAACGAAGAAGGCAACATCGATTACAAAAAAGATTTCTTCGGAAAACATACCAACCTAACCGTTTCTGGTCAATTAGAAGGCGAAACGTTTGCCATGGCATTGGGTCAGATTTATACTTTTGGACCCACTTTTCGTGCAGAAAACTCAAACACCTCTCGTCACTTAGCTGAATTTTGGATGATTGAGCCAGAAGTAGCTTTCAATGATTTGAACGACAATATGGATTTGGCAGAAGATTTTATCCAATACGTAATTAAATATACGATGGACAAATGCCAAGACGATTTGAAGTTTTTAGAAAGTCGTTTGCAAGAAGAAGAAAAACAAAAACCTCAAGCTGAGAGAAGTGAAATGGGATTGTTGGAAAAATTAAATTTCGTTTTAGAAAACAATTTCAAACGTGTTTCCTATACTGAAGCTATTGACATTTTAAGAGATTCGACTCCAAATAAAAAGAAGAAATTCCAATACATCATTAACGAATGGGGCGCTGATTTACAAAGTGAGCATGAAAGATATTTAGTGGAAAAACACTTTAAATGTCCTGTGATTTTGTTTGATTATCCAGCGAATATTAAAGCCTTTTACATGCGTTTGAACGAAGATGGAAAAACCGTTCGTGCGATGGATATTTTATTTCCTGGTATCGGAGAAATTGTTGGAGGTTCACAAAGAGAAGAGCGTTACGAGGTTCTAGTTGAAAAAATGAAAGTGCTTGGCATTGACGAAGAAGAACTTTGGTGGTATTTAGACACCCGTCGATTTGGTTCAGCTGTGCATTCTGGTTTTGGATTAGGATTTGAAAGATTGGTGCTTTTCGTAACGGGAATGACAAACATTCGCGATGTGATTCCTTTCCCAAGAACACCACAAAACGCAGAGTTTTAA
- a CDS encoding efflux RND transporter permease subunit → MKKKIKVGFWEFIAGIILRNRIAISIGIFLLTIFLAMQWKNVGMTYKEANLLPKNHKANKDYTQFLNIFGEEGNLVVIGIKDNRFFTPKAYQAWNELMTNLKSHKEVELVVSLNDLKKLQKNDTLEKFELVPLVNQKRTLDPTYLAEIKRQLFHDLPFYEGLLFNKKSGSIRSAIYINKKVVNSPIRKKFILNVLVPEVAKFEKKTGIDLKVSGMPYIRTINTENMKGEIGLFIGAALFITSLIFFLFFRSHRATFISICILIVGVMWSFGTLGLFHYKITILTAIIPPLIIVIGITNCIFLINKYQQEIKTHRNQAKALQRVISKIGVSTLMTNLTTAIGFATFMITGNDLLYEFGLVTSINVITVYLLTLMVVPIVYSFMPLPKEKHLNHLSKNYLSSILNLVENLVKNKRNLIYSIYGLLLIFSVIGVSQMKVSGSLIGEMPKSASFFKDIVFFEKEFNGVMPLEIMINTKRKKGVMKSSTLRKMDELQTTIDSIPELSKPVSIVNLVKYSKQAFYNGNPEYYDLPNSQEQAFILSYAKNATKGSKDNLMKSYVDSTGQYARITTFMKDIGTEEMAKIEKKLHAKIDKIFPSDRYEVTLTGKALVFQKGTSYLVTNLIESLIFAILLIAGLMAYMFRSWKMIFASVVTNILPLCITSGLMGYFGIPLKPSTILVFSIAFGISVDNAIQFMAKYRHDLIQNGGKIKKAVISALHETGVSTFYTSVVLIFGFAIFTLSSFGGTIALGGLISVTLTFAMFANLVVLPALVLTTERWGSKKELLEELLEEPSINIYRDNNEEHGEEDSEK, encoded by the coding sequence ATGAAAAAGAAAATTAAAGTAGGATTTTGGGAATTTATTGCAGGCATAATTCTGAGAAATAGAATTGCCATTAGCATTGGTATTTTTCTATTAACTATTTTCTTAGCCATGCAATGGAAAAATGTTGGCATGACTTATAAAGAAGCCAATCTACTTCCAAAAAACCATAAAGCCAATAAAGATTATACTCAATTCCTCAATATTTTTGGTGAAGAAGGGAACTTAGTCGTTATTGGAATTAAAGACAATCGTTTTTTTACACCAAAGGCCTATCAAGCTTGGAATGAATTGATGACTAATTTGAAATCTCACAAGGAGGTTGAATTGGTAGTGTCATTGAATGATTTAAAAAAATTACAAAAAAACGACACCTTAGAAAAATTTGAATTAGTCCCGCTAGTTAATCAAAAAAGAACGCTAGACCCTACTTATTTAGCTGAAATCAAAAGACAACTTTTTCATGATTTACCCTTTTACGAAGGGTTGCTTTTCAATAAAAAATCGGGAAGTATTCGCTCTGCTATTTATATCAACAAAAAGGTAGTTAACTCTCCTATTCGGAAAAAATTCATTCTAAATGTGTTGGTTCCTGAAGTAGCCAAATTTGAAAAGAAGACTGGAATTGATTTGAAAGTTTCGGGCATGCCCTATATCCGAACTATCAATACCGAAAACATGAAAGGGGAAATTGGGCTCTTTATTGGTGCAGCCTTATTCATCACTTCCTTAATTTTCTTTTTATTTTTCCGTTCCCATAGAGCAACTTTTATTTCCATTTGTATATTGATAGTTGGAGTAATGTGGTCTTTTGGAACACTCGGATTGTTCCATTACAAAATCACCATTTTAACGGCTATTATTCCACCTCTAATTATCGTAATTGGTATTACAAATTGTATTTTCCTTATCAATAAATACCAACAGGAAATCAAGACCCATCGCAATCAGGCGAAAGCTTTACAACGAGTAATTTCAAAAATTGGGGTGTCAACCTTGATGACTAATTTGACCACAGCCATTGGTTTTGCTACTTTCATGATTACTGGCAATGATTTGTTGTATGAGTTTGGTTTGGTCACTTCTATCAATGTAATTACGGTCTATCTTTTGACTTTGATGGTGGTGCCGATAGTGTATAGTTTTATGCCATTGCCCAAAGAAAAGCACTTGAATCATTTAAGCAAAAACTACTTGTCTTCCATTTTAAATTTGGTTGAGAATTTGGTAAAAAACAAACGCAATTTGATTTACAGTATTTACGGTTTGCTTTTGATTTTTAGTGTCATAGGGGTTTCTCAAATGAAAGTTTCTGGAAGTTTAATTGGAGAAATGCCAAAAAGTGCCTCGTTCTTTAAAGACATTGTTTTCTTTGAAAAAGAATTTAACGGAGTGATGCCTTTGGAAATTATGATCAATACCAAACGCAAAAAAGGAGTAATGAAATCCTCCACTTTGCGAAAAATGGATGAATTACAAACCACCATTGATAGCATTCCTGAATTATCAAAACCAGTTTCGATAGTAAATTTAGTAAAGTATTCGAAGCAAGCTTTCTATAATGGCAATCCCGAATATTACGATTTACCCAATTCCCAAGAGCAAGCTTTTATTTTGTCGTATGCCAAAAATGCTACCAAAGGTTCAAAAGACAATTTGATGAAAAGCTATGTGGATTCGACTGGTCAATATGCTCGAATTACTACGTTCATGAAAGACATTGGCACTGAAGAGATGGCTAAAATCGAAAAGAAATTGCATGCCAAAATTGATAAAATTTTCCCTAGCGACCGCTATGAAGTTACGTTAACAGGAAAGGCGTTGGTCTTCCAAAAAGGAACATCTTACTTGGTTACCAATCTTATCGAATCGTTAATCTTTGCCATTTTACTAATTGCTGGATTGATGGCTTATATGTTCCGTTCCTGGAAAATGATTTTTGCTTCGGTGGTAACCAATATTCTACCGCTTTGTATCACTTCTGGTTTAATGGGTTATTTCGGAATTCCCCTGAAACCTTCCACCATTTTAGTGTTTAGTATAGCTTTTGGAATCTCAGTCGATAATGCTATTCAGTTTATGGCGAAGTACCGACATGACTTAATTCAGAATGGAGGAAAAATCAAGAAAGCGGTTATTAGTGCCTTACATGAAACTGGCGTTAGTACTTTTTATACATCGGTGGTGTTGATTTTTGGTTTTGCTATTTTTACTTTATCAAGTTTTGGCGGAACGATTGCTTTGGGAGGATTAATTTCGGTTACTCTGACTTTTGCTATGTTTGCCAATTTGGTAGTGCTTCCGGCATTGGTTTTAACCACTGAAAGATGGGGGAGCAAAAAAGAATTACTCGAAGAATTGCTAGAAGAACCGAGCATTAATATCTATAGAGATAACAACGAAGAACACGGAGAAGAAGACAGCGAAAAATAA